The genomic segment GTTCAAAAAGAGAATGGAATCCTGAAGAGCATCCACCAGGGCAAAGAGGGAATCAATCTGCTGTTCCTGACTTGAAATTAGAGAAATGTGATTTGTGATTGTGCTCTCTAAAGAATCGTTATTTGGATTATCTGCATCTAAAGTATCTTGGACGAGTATATTCTCTTCTTTCTTTAGCTCAACTTTTTCCGAAGGTGTAGATTTTTTCGAAGCTGGAATATAACCAAAAAAGGAGTTGTAACCTGAGCAGCCGGTAAGAAAAGCTGTTGATAATAGCAACAGCGCAAAAAGTTTTTTCATTTATTTTTCCTTAATTTGTAAATACATTCAATAATGCGATTTGTAATACGTTTTTCCAAAGCGTGTGGTTTATGCCGTTTCGGAGAAACGTAATACGCTTTTCCAATGCGTTTCATCAAAATCGCTTTTGAGAAATGGTATGGGTGTTAAAAAAAATATAAAAGCCATCTGATCAAAAAGTTGAAAAGATGGCTTAAATTTTTAGATGTAAACGTTATTCAGAAATTGCTTCGACCGGACATTCTGGAATGCAAGCGCCACAATCTACACATAAATCTTCATCTACTACACAGACGTCACCTTTGATCGAGAGTGCTTCGGTAGGGCAAACATCTACGCAAATAGCACATGCGGTGCAAAGATTTTTATCGATTTTTACTGCCATTTTTCCTCCATTGGAATTATTGATTTTAATAAAATACAGTTAGGAAAAGTTGTAATAAACTTGTCAAGAATTGAGATAATTTTTC from the Candidatus Cloacimonadota bacterium genome contains:
- a CDS encoding 4Fe-4S binding protein, which translates into the protein MAVKIDKNLCTACAICVDVCPTEALSIKGDVCVVDEDLCVDCGACIPECPVEAISE